The following coding sequences are from one Arthrobacter sp. PvP023 window:
- a CDS encoding transglutaminase family protein: MERSVAARLVFKTAAETKVALAVAVARNAGYSSLVETMSVTSGEDPVPVTELSDHHGGRFHYMEFAEPAEVTVDYTATVSGLAVPEEPNLMELIRYVRPSRYAESDRLLPTAYAEFGGLQGEELLHAVRNWVFSELRYVSGSSRGTDGAVETLLHRRGVCRDFAHLAISLLRSKDVPARLVAVYAPGLSPMDFHAVAEAYINGAWYVIDPTGLAPRESMLRITAGRDSSDTAFLSTVGGSLSLRELRVTAVVDGELPREDPAKLVAIS, translated from the coding sequence ATGGAACGCAGCGTGGCCGCTCGGCTCGTCTTCAAGACCGCAGCCGAAACCAAAGTCGCACTGGCGGTTGCCGTCGCAAGGAATGCGGGCTATTCGTCGCTCGTGGAAACGATGTCGGTGACCTCCGGGGAGGACCCGGTGCCTGTGACGGAACTTTCCGACCACCACGGCGGACGGTTCCATTACATGGAGTTCGCGGAGCCCGCTGAGGTGACCGTTGACTACACGGCAACTGTTTCCGGGCTGGCGGTTCCGGAGGAGCCCAACCTTATGGAACTGATCCGCTACGTCCGGCCCAGCCGCTACGCGGAGTCGGACCGGCTGTTGCCTACGGCCTACGCCGAATTCGGCGGCCTCCAGGGCGAAGAGCTCCTGCACGCCGTCCGCAACTGGGTCTTCAGCGAGCTCCGCTACGTCAGCGGCTCCTCGCGCGGGACCGACGGCGCGGTGGAGACGCTCCTGCACCGCCGCGGGGTGTGCCGCGACTTCGCCCACCTTGCCATTTCACTGCTGCGCTCCAAGGATGTGCCCGCGAGGCTGGTGGCGGTCTATGCTCCCGGGCTTAGCCCGATGGATTTCCATGCCGTGGCCGAGGCCTATATTAACGGGGCCTGGTACGTCATCGATCCCACCGGGCTCGCCCCGCGGGAGAGCATGCTGAGGATCACCGCCGGCCGGGACTCCTCGGACACAGCGTTCCTGTCCACGGTCGGCGGAAGCCTGTCCCTGAGGGAGCTCCGCGTCACCGCAGTGGTGGACGGGGAGCTGCCCCGGGAAGACCCCGCGAAGCTCGTCGCGATTTCCTGA
- a CDS encoding MarR family winged helix-turn-helix transcriptional regulator produces the protein MSAQPGESPVRLAAETWESLFRAQVAVMRKLQSGPAFKALAVNEYDVLFTLSRCPSGWLRLNELNDNVLLSQSSLSRLVERLEKRGLVERMPAPQDGRGVLLKLTDAGRELQKQIGREHVRDISALMTPALTAGEQRELLRLTEKLRGSVSGR, from the coding sequence ATGAGCGCGCAGCCGGGCGAGTCGCCTGTACGGCTCGCCGCCGAAACCTGGGAATCACTGTTCCGCGCCCAGGTGGCGGTAATGCGGAAGCTTCAGTCCGGCCCTGCTTTCAAAGCACTGGCCGTCAACGAATACGACGTCCTGTTCACGCTCTCACGCTGCCCTTCCGGCTGGCTGCGCCTGAACGAGCTGAATGACAACGTACTCCTCAGCCAGTCCAGCCTCAGCAGGCTGGTGGAGAGGCTGGAGAAGCGCGGACTCGTGGAGCGTATGCCGGCACCCCAGGACGGACGCGGTGTCCTCCTGAAACTGACGGACGCCGGCCGGGAGCTGCAGAAGCAGATCGGCCGCGAGCACGTACGTGATATCTCCGCGCTAATGACGCCGGCGCTGACCGCCGGCGAACAGCGCGAACTGTTGCGGCTCACCGAGAAGCTGCGCGGGTCCGTGTCAGGGCGCTAG
- a CDS encoding LLM class flavin-dependent oxidoreductase: MQIGVFSVSDITTDPTTGRTPTEHERIKASVAIAKKVEEIGMDVYAIGEHHNRPFFSSSPTTTLAYIAAQTERIILSTATTLITTNDPVKIAEDFAMLQHLADGRVDLVMGRGNTAPVYPWFGKNIQDGIELAIENYSLLRRLWDEDTVNWSGKHRTPLQNFTSTPRPLDGVAPFVWHGSIRTPQIAEVAAYYGDGFFANNIFWPKEHYQQLIGLYRERYEHYGHGKADQAIVGLGGQFFMRKNSQDAVKEFRPYFDNAPVYGHGPSLEDFTSQTPLTVGSPQEVIEKTLTFREYFGDYQRQLFLIDHAGLPLKTVLEQLDLFGEEVLPVLRREYAALTPAHVPEPPTHAGRVAARMAAQVQEDSLTKPTAQDA; this comes from the coding sequence ATGCAGATCGGCGTATTCAGTGTCAGTGACATCACCACTGATCCCACTACGGGGCGCACGCCCACGGAACACGAGCGCATCAAAGCGTCCGTTGCCATTGCCAAGAAGGTCGAAGAGATCGGCATGGACGTGTACGCCATTGGCGAGCACCACAACCGCCCCTTCTTCTCTTCCTCCCCCACCACCACACTGGCCTACATCGCGGCGCAGACGGAACGAATCATCCTGTCCACCGCCACCACACTGATCACCACCAACGACCCCGTGAAGATCGCCGAAGACTTTGCGATGCTGCAGCACCTGGCGGACGGTCGCGTGGACCTGGTAATGGGCCGCGGCAACACGGCGCCGGTGTACCCCTGGTTCGGCAAGAACATCCAGGACGGCATTGAACTGGCCATCGAGAACTACAGCCTACTGCGCCGGCTCTGGGACGAAGACACCGTGAACTGGTCCGGCAAGCACCGCACGCCGCTGCAGAACTTCACTTCCACCCCACGACCGCTCGACGGCGTGGCCCCCTTTGTGTGGCACGGCTCCATTCGCACGCCCCAGATCGCTGAAGTGGCCGCGTACTACGGTGACGGCTTCTTCGCCAACAACATCTTCTGGCCCAAGGAGCACTACCAGCAGCTGATCGGCCTCTACCGCGAACGCTACGAGCACTACGGCCACGGCAAGGCCGACCAGGCGATCGTCGGCCTCGGCGGGCAGTTCTTCATGCGGAAGAACTCCCAGGACGCAGTGAAGGAGTTCCGCCCGTACTTCGACAATGCGCCGGTTTACGGCCACGGCCCCTCGCTGGAGGACTTCACCTCGCAGACCCCGCTGACAGTCGGCAGCCCGCAGGAAGTCATCGAAAAGACCCTGACCTTCCGCGAGTACTTCGGCGACTACCAGCGCCAGCTGTTCCTGATCGACCACGCCGGCCTTCCCCTGAAGACCGTCCTGGAGCAGCTGGACCTGTTCGGCGAGGAGGTCCTGCCGGTGCTGCGCAGGGAGTACGCCGCCCTCACCCCCGCCCACGTGCCGGAACCGCCCACCCATGCCGGGCGGGTGGCAGCCAGGATGGCTGCCCAGGTGCAGGAGGACTCACTCACCAAGCCCACGGCGCAGGACGCCTGA
- a CDS encoding efflux RND transporter permease subunit — translation MYRLAKLSLANRALIALITVFASVFGVITMSSLKQELIPSIEFPQITVISAMPGASPEVVDKQVSGPLETALNGVEGLESTSSTSRTGVSQITMVFTYGSNLDRARNQIDRAISNAKRALPDDVQPQAIAGSISDFPIVFLAVSSDKPLSELNADLQRLSVPRLQKLDGVRGADVTGGASQHIQILPRPEAMAAKGATIQSISNALKNNGALIPAGTIEEQGKTLSLQIGSPVDSLDAVKALPLGGAKDAATIGSVADVSIKDDVRTSITRTNGKETLALSVTKKPEGDTVAISHAVKDSIGQLEAELGSNAKFTPVFDQAPFIEKSIKDLTTEGLLGLGFAVAVILVFLMSVRSTLVTAVSIPLSLLITFIGLSATGYSLNILTLGALTIAIGRVVDDSIVVIENIKRHLSYGESKLSAILTSIREVAGAITASTLTTVAVFLPIAFVGELAGELFRPFALTVTIALLSSLLVSLTIVPVLAYWFLKSPADSTGASLSAAAAREAAAKAHEAEQRSLLQRGYLPVLDKTQKHPVVTLIAAVLVLGGTAAMTPLLATDLLGRSGENSMTVKQVLPAGTSLTDTSAAAVKVEEVLRNIDGIKDVQVTSGNAQTGFTALTSSGASNSSFTVVTEEKANQARLQETVRNELAKISDAGKISVGSQQGGFGTTSTVDITLKAANSADLRTASDAMVKAMEGVPGSTEVATNLAASQPVVQVKVDRAKAVAAGLNEEQVAGVLASTISPLPAGTVRIDTNDFPVQIGEGTRFTSVAAVRNIPLPASGGAVTLGSIATVEQVDIPVSITASNGQRTARVSVTPSGANLGAVSTEVQSRLKGVELPAGVTAEIGGATTQQTESFQQLGLALLAAIAIVYVIMVAAFKSLIQPLILLVSVPFAATGAVALLLATGVPLGLPSLIGMLMLVGIVVTNAIVLIDLINQYRQPRNGQPGMNVADAITHGARQRLRPILMTALATVFALTPMALGLTGGGGFISQPLAVVVIGGLVSSTALTLVLVPVLYRLVEGRREKKALLRAMHERPDFGPPDDVDAEFRDWTTGMVPKVSGRRAAAGEPE, via the coding sequence ATGTACCGGCTGGCAAAACTATCGCTGGCAAACAGGGCACTGATCGCGCTGATCACCGTCTTCGCGTCGGTGTTCGGCGTGATCACCATGTCCTCGCTCAAGCAGGAACTCATTCCCTCCATCGAGTTTCCGCAGATCACGGTCATCTCGGCCATGCCCGGTGCATCGCCGGAGGTAGTGGACAAGCAGGTGAGCGGGCCCCTCGAGACTGCACTGAACGGTGTCGAGGGGCTTGAATCGACGTCGTCCACTTCCCGCACGGGCGTTTCGCAGATCACCATGGTGTTCACCTACGGTTCAAACCTGGACCGGGCACGGAACCAGATCGACCGTGCCATTTCCAACGCCAAGCGCGCCCTGCCCGATGATGTCCAGCCGCAGGCCATTGCAGGCAGCATCAGCGATTTCCCGATTGTGTTCCTGGCAGTCTCTTCCGACAAACCGCTCAGTGAACTAAACGCCGACCTGCAACGCCTCAGTGTCCCCCGGCTTCAGAAGCTCGACGGCGTCAGGGGCGCCGACGTCACCGGCGGCGCCAGCCAGCACATCCAGATCCTCCCCCGCCCCGAGGCCATGGCGGCCAAGGGCGCCACCATCCAGTCCATCAGCAATGCGCTGAAGAACAACGGGGCGCTTATTCCGGCGGGCACCATCGAGGAACAAGGCAAAACGCTCTCGCTGCAGATCGGCAGCCCGGTGGACTCCCTGGACGCCGTCAAGGCCCTGCCGCTTGGCGGCGCCAAAGACGCCGCCACCATCGGCAGCGTCGCGGACGTCAGCATCAAGGATGACGTCCGCACGTCGATTACCCGCACCAACGGCAAGGAAACGCTGGCGCTCTCCGTGACCAAAAAGCCCGAGGGCGACACGGTGGCGATCTCGCATGCAGTGAAGGACTCCATCGGCCAGCTCGAGGCTGAGCTGGGCTCCAACGCCAAGTTCACCCCGGTGTTCGACCAGGCCCCGTTCATCGAAAAGTCCATTAAAGACCTCACCACGGAAGGCCTGCTGGGCCTGGGCTTTGCCGTCGCAGTGATCCTGGTGTTCCTGATGTCCGTGCGGTCCACGCTGGTCACTGCCGTCTCCATCCCGCTGTCCCTGCTCATCACTTTCATCGGCCTCTCCGCAACGGGTTACTCCCTGAACATCCTGACCCTCGGAGCACTCACCATCGCAATCGGACGCGTGGTGGATGACTCGATTGTGGTGATCGAGAACATCAAGCGCCACCTCAGCTACGGCGAGTCAAAACTGTCAGCCATCCTGACCTCCATCCGCGAGGTCGCCGGCGCCATCACGGCGTCGACGCTGACCACAGTGGCAGTCTTCCTTCCGATTGCGTTCGTCGGGGAACTGGCCGGCGAGCTGTTCCGGCCCTTCGCCCTGACGGTGACCATCGCGCTGCTCTCGTCGCTGCTGGTGTCCCTCACCATCGTCCCCGTACTGGCCTATTGGTTCCTCAAGTCACCGGCTGACAGCACAGGGGCTTCCCTGTCCGCCGCGGCGGCGCGCGAAGCCGCGGCCAAGGCGCATGAGGCCGAGCAGCGCAGCCTGTTGCAGCGCGGCTACCTGCCCGTCCTCGACAAGACACAGAAGCACCCGGTGGTGACACTCATCGCCGCAGTCCTGGTCCTCGGCGGGACGGCGGCGATGACGCCGCTGCTCGCCACCGACCTGCTGGGCCGTTCCGGCGAGAACAGCATGACTGTCAAGCAGGTCCTTCCGGCCGGTACGAGCCTCACGGACACCAGCGCGGCAGCAGTGAAGGTCGAGGAAGTACTGCGGAACATCGACGGCATCAAGGACGTACAGGTCACGTCGGGGAACGCGCAGACCGGCTTCACCGCGCTCACGTCCAGCGGCGCCTCGAACTCCTCGTTCACCGTGGTCACCGAGGAGAAGGCCAACCAGGCCCGGCTGCAGGAAACCGTCCGCAACGAACTGGCGAAGATCAGTGACGCGGGAAAGATCTCCGTGGGATCCCAGCAGGGCGGATTCGGCACCACCTCGACGGTGGACATCACCCTGAAGGCGGCCAACTCAGCGGACCTCAGGACCGCAAGCGATGCCATGGTCAAGGCCATGGAGGGTGTCCCGGGCAGTACTGAGGTTGCCACGAACCTTGCAGCCAGCCAGCCGGTGGTTCAGGTCAAGGTGGACCGCGCCAAAGCGGTCGCGGCCGGCCTGAACGAGGAGCAGGTGGCCGGCGTCCTGGCCTCCACGATCAGTCCGTTGCCAGCCGGAACAGTGCGCATCGATACCAACGATTTCCCGGTGCAGATCGGCGAGGGCACGCGGTTCACAAGCGTCGCCGCGGTGCGGAACATCCCACTGCCGGCATCCGGCGGGGCCGTGACGCTGGGAAGCATCGCCACCGTGGAACAGGTTGACATCCCCGTGTCCATCACCGCCAGCAACGGCCAGCGTACCGCGCGGGTCTCGGTGACGCCGTCTGGCGCCAATCTGGGCGCGGTGAGCACCGAGGTGCAAAGCCGGCTCAAGGGGGTGGAACTCCCGGCCGGCGTCACGGCGGAGATCGGCGGCGCCACCACGCAGCAGACGGAGTCGTTCCAGCAGCTGGGCCTGGCGCTACTGGCCGCGATCGCCATCGTGTACGTGATCATGGTGGCGGCCTTCAAATCGCTCATCCAGCCGCTCATCCTTCTGGTATCCGTTCCGTTCGCAGCCACGGGGGCCGTTGCCCTGCTGCTGGCGACCGGCGTGCCGCTGGGCCTGCCGTCACTGATCGGCATGCTCATGCTGGTGGGCATTGTGGTGACCAACGCCATCGTCCTGATCGACCTCATCAACCAGTACCGGCAGCCGCGGAACGGCCAGCCCGGAATGAACGTGGCCGACGCCATCACCCACGGTGCGCGGCAGCGCCTGCGCCCCATCCTGATGACAGCCCTGGCCACCGTTTTCGCACTCACGCCCATGGCGTTGGGCCTCACCGGCGGAGGGGGTTTCATCTCCCAGCCCCTGGCGGTGGTGGTGATCGGCGGCCTGGTGTCCTCGACGGCGCTGACGCTGGTCCTGGTGCCGGTCCTCTATCGGCTGGTGGAAGGGCGCCGTGAGAAGAAGGCGCTGCTCCGTGCGATGCACGAACGCCCCGACTTCGGGCCGCCGGACGACGTCGACGCAGAGTTCCGTGACTGGACAACAGGCATGGTCCCCAAGGTCTCCGGCCGCCGGGCTGCAGCCGGCGAACCCGAGTAG
- a CDS encoding malate:quinone oxidoreductase, with translation MTFISKTQHADVVLIGGGIMSATLGAFIKQLEPNWTISLFERLDEAGLESSGPWNNAGTGHAALCELNYSPAAKDGSVDPSKALHINEQFQLSRQFWSHLVSNSLIGSPKGFINTVPHMSFVIGDANADFLKTRYEALKPNTLFRSMEYSEDHAQIAKWAPLIVKGRDPKQRIAATRAAEGTDVDFGALTRELTTYLGNNGVEINYGHDVNGIRRAPGGGWDLTLKHKKSGEHGNIHAKFVFVGAGGGALHLLQASGIPESKGYGGFPVSGQFFRCTDEALAAQHSAKVYGQASVGAPPMSVPHLDTRYVDGKRSLLFGPYAGFSTNFLKNGSYLDLPLSIRPGNIIPMLAVAKDNMDLTAYLVKEVAKRHGDKVEALREYYPEAKDGDWELITAGQRVQIIKKDPKKGGVLQFGTEVIAARDGSIGALLGASPGASTAVPIMIELLQKSFPRNFKGWQSKLKEMMPGYGIKLNDNPELAERLEAETAKTLQLEAIDAPSS, from the coding sequence GTGACTTTCATTTCCAAGACCCAACATGCCGACGTCGTCCTGATTGGCGGCGGCATCATGAGCGCCACGCTGGGTGCGTTCATCAAGCAGCTCGAACCGAACTGGACCATTTCGCTGTTCGAACGGCTCGACGAAGCCGGCCTGGAAAGCTCGGGCCCGTGGAACAACGCAGGCACAGGGCACGCCGCCCTGTGTGAGCTTAACTACTCGCCCGCAGCCAAAGACGGCTCGGTTGATCCATCCAAGGCGCTGCACATCAACGAGCAGTTCCAGCTGTCCCGCCAGTTCTGGTCCCACCTGGTCAGCAACTCGCTCATCGGCTCCCCCAAGGGGTTCATCAATACGGTCCCCCACATGAGTTTCGTCATCGGGGACGCCAATGCGGACTTCCTGAAGACCCGGTACGAGGCACTGAAGCCGAACACCCTCTTCCGTTCCATGGAGTACTCCGAAGACCACGCACAGATTGCCAAGTGGGCGCCCTTGATCGTCAAGGGCCGTGACCCGAAGCAGAGGATTGCGGCCACGCGCGCGGCCGAGGGAACCGACGTCGACTTCGGCGCACTGACCCGTGAGCTGACCACGTACCTTGGCAACAACGGCGTGGAGATCAACTACGGACACGACGTCAACGGCATCCGGCGCGCCCCTGGTGGCGGCTGGGACCTGACGCTCAAGCACAAGAAGTCCGGAGAGCACGGCAACATCCACGCGAAGTTCGTGTTCGTCGGTGCCGGCGGCGGTGCACTGCATCTGCTGCAGGCCTCCGGCATCCCCGAGAGCAAGGGCTACGGCGGTTTCCCGGTTTCCGGCCAGTTCTTCCGCTGCACCGACGAGGCCCTCGCCGCCCAGCACAGCGCCAAGGTCTACGGCCAGGCGTCCGTGGGAGCCCCGCCCATGTCCGTTCCGCACCTTGACACCCGTTACGTCGACGGCAAGCGTTCGCTGCTCTTCGGGCCCTACGCCGGATTCTCAACCAACTTCCTGAAGAACGGCTCGTACCTGGACCTGCCGTTGTCGATCCGCCCGGGCAACATCATTCCGATGCTTGCCGTGGCGAAGGACAACATGGACCTGACGGCCTACCTGGTCAAGGAAGTCGCGAAGCGGCACGGCGACAAGGTGGAGGCCCTTCGCGAGTATTACCCGGAAGCAAAAGACGGCGATTGGGAACTCATTACCGCCGGCCAGCGTGTTCAGATCATCAAGAAGGATCCGAAGAAGGGTGGTGTCCTCCAGTTCGGTACTGAAGTGATCGCCGCGCGCGACGGTTCCATCGGTGCGCTGCTTGGTGCTTCCCCGGGAGCCTCCACCGCAGTCCCCATCATGATCGAACTCCTCCAGAAGTCCTTCCCCAGGAACTTCAAGGGCTGGCAGTCCAAGCTCAAGGAAATGATGCCCGGCTACGGCATCAAGCTCAACGACAACCCGGAATTGGCCGAACGGCTGGAGGCGGAAACCGCCAAAACCCTCCAGCTGGAAGCCATAGACGCACCCTCCAGCTGA